From a region of the Methylocystis hirsuta genome:
- a CDS encoding Re/Si-specific NAD(P)(+) transhydrogenase subunit alpha: MRIAVLAETDKSEPRVAATPETVKKFIGLGADVVVEARAGAAAGFADSDYAAAGATIADNAAAALTGADVALRVRRPSAAELPGARSNLAVIAIMDPFGAGAQLADLAKSGAIAFAMELMPRITRAQTMDVLSSQANLAGYRAVIDAMAEYGRSFPMMMTAAGTVPAARVFIMGVGVAGLQAIATARRMGAIVTATDVRPATKEQVESLGAKFLAVENEEFQQAQTAGGYAKEMSPEYQKAQAELVASHIAKQDIVITTALIPGRPAPKLISAEMVRSMRPGSVIVDLAAERGGNCELTQPGETVVVDGVKILGALNLAGRMASTASSLYAKNLLAFVETLVSKDTKQLAINWEDELVKATALTRDGAVVDERFK; this comes from the coding sequence ATGCGCATCGCCGTATTGGCTGAAACGGATAAATCCGAGCCGCGCGTCGCGGCCACGCCCGAGACCGTCAAGAAATTCATCGGTCTGGGCGCCGACGTCGTGGTCGAGGCCCGCGCGGGCGCCGCCGCCGGCTTCGCCGACAGCGACTACGCCGCCGCCGGCGCGACGATCGCCGATAACGCGGCGGCCGCGCTGACGGGAGCTGACGTCGCGCTGCGCGTGCGCCGTCCCTCGGCGGCGGAGCTTCCCGGCGCAAGATCCAATCTCGCGGTGATCGCGATCATGGATCCATTTGGCGCGGGGGCTCAGCTTGCCGATCTCGCCAAGAGCGGCGCGATCGCCTTCGCCATGGAGCTGATGCCGCGCATCACGCGGGCGCAAACCATGGACGTGCTGTCGTCCCAGGCCAATCTCGCCGGCTACCGCGCCGTCATTGACGCGATGGCCGAATATGGCCGCTCGTTTCCGATGATGATGACCGCCGCCGGCACCGTTCCGGCGGCGAGAGTTTTTATCATGGGCGTCGGCGTCGCCGGTCTGCAGGCGATCGCCACGGCGCGGCGCATGGGCGCGATCGTCACCGCCACCGACGTGCGTCCGGCGACCAAGGAGCAGGTCGAATCGCTTGGCGCCAAATTCCTCGCCGTCGAGAACGAGGAATTCCAGCAGGCGCAGACGGCGGGCGGCTACGCCAAGGAGATGTCGCCTGAATATCAAAAGGCGCAGGCCGAACTCGTCGCTTCGCACATCGCCAAGCAGGACATCGTCATCACCACGGCGCTGATTCCTGGCCGACCCGCGCCCAAGCTCATCTCGGCTGAGATGGTGCGCTCCATGCGGCCCGGTTCGGTCATCGTCGATCTTGCGGCCGAGCGCGGCGGCAACTGCGAATTGACCCAGCCGGGCGAAACCGTGGTCGTCGACGGCGTGAAGATCCTTGGCGCGCTCAATCTCGCCGGCCGCATGGCGTCGACGGCGTCGAGCCTCTACGCCAAAAATCTGCTGGCCTTCGTCGAGACGCTCGTCTCGAAGGACACGAAGCAGCTCGCCATCAATTGGGAAGACGAACTGGTGAAGGCGACCGCGCTGACCCGCGACGGCGCCGTCGTCGACGAGCGTTTTAAATAG
- a CDS encoding NAD(P) transhydrogenase subunit alpha produces MTDSTQQLLEKAQAAAEAARHLAEQAQHYSDELAHTAAAAAAHGLAGGAIDPFVFRVAIFAMAVFVGYYVVWSVTPALHTPLMSVTNAISSVIIVGALLAAGVEGMTAAEASGSWWANAFGFVAVILASVNIFGGFLVTERMLSMYKKKG; encoded by the coding sequence ATGACCGACTCTACGCAACAATTGCTCGAGAAGGCGCAGGCGGCGGCGGAGGCCGCCCGCCATCTGGCCGAACAGGCGCAACACTATTCGGACGAACTCGCGCATACCGCCGCCGCGGCGGCGGCGCACGGACTCGCCGGCGGCGCCATTGATCCGTTCGTCTTCCGCGTGGCGATCTTCGCCATGGCGGTCTTCGTCGGCTACTACGTCGTCTGGTCGGTGACGCCGGCGCTGCATACGCCGCTGATGTCGGTGACCAACGCGATTTCGTCGGTCATCATCGTCGGCGCGCTGCTCGCGGCGGGCGTCGAAGGCATGACCGCCGCCGAGGCTTCGGGCTCCTGGTGGGCGAACGCGTTCGGCTTCGTCGCGGTCATTCTCGCCAGCGTGAACATCTTCGGCGGCTTCCTCGTCACCGAACGCATGCTCTCCATGTACAAGAAGAAGGGCTGA
- a CDS encoding NAD(P)(+) transhydrogenase (Re/Si-specific) subunit beta: MSANIAALLYLVAGVLFIFALRGLSSPATSREGNRYGMIGMAIAVATTLLTHFPSFGGLLMIVIGVAIGGGAGAFIAQRVPMTKMPELVAGFHALVGLAAVLVAAGAFFAPRAFGIGDANEIHAGSLVEMSLGAAIGAITFTGSIIAFLKLSERMTGKPILLPERHTINIMLGVALLALTALFVGTQSGVWLFLLIFASFALGVTLIIPIGGADMPVVVSMLNSYSGWAAAGIGFTLGNLALIITGALVGSSGAILSYIMCKGMNRSFISVILGGFGGEVAGPAGGKETRNVKQGSAEDAAYIMQNAGKIIIVPGYGMAVAQAQHALREMADMLKEEGVDIKYAIHPVAGRMPGHMNVLLAEANVPYDEVFELEDINSEFGQADVAFVIGANDVTNPAAKTDKTSAIYGMPILDVEKAKTVLFLKRGMGSGYAGVENELFFRPNTMMLFGDAKKTVESIVKSLAH; this comes from the coding sequence ATGAGCGCCAATATCGCAGCCCTTCTCTATCTCGTCGCCGGCGTGCTGTTCATCTTCGCGCTGCGCGGCCTCTCTTCGCCCGCCACCTCTCGCGAGGGCAATCGCTACGGCATGATCGGCATGGCGATCGCCGTGGCGACGACGCTGCTGACGCATTTCCCCTCATTCGGCGGTCTGCTGATGATCGTGATCGGCGTCGCCATCGGCGGCGGCGCGGGCGCTTTCATCGCCCAGCGCGTTCCAATGACGAAGATGCCCGAACTTGTCGCGGGCTTCCACGCGCTGGTCGGCCTTGCGGCGGTGCTTGTCGCGGCCGGCGCTTTTTTCGCGCCGCGCGCTTTCGGCATCGGCGACGCGAACGAGATTCACGCCGGCAGCCTCGTCGAAATGTCGCTCGGCGCGGCGATCGGCGCGATCACCTTCACCGGATCGATCATCGCCTTCCTGAAGCTTTCCGAGCGCATGACCGGCAAGCCGATCCTGCTGCCGGAACGCCATACCATCAACATTATGCTTGGCGTCGCCCTGCTGGCGCTGACGGCGCTCTTCGTCGGCACGCAGAGCGGCGTCTGGCTGTTTCTGCTGATTTTCGCCTCCTTCGCGCTGGGCGTGACGCTGATCATTCCGATCGGCGGCGCCGACATGCCGGTGGTCGTCTCCATGCTCAATTCCTATTCAGGTTGGGCGGCGGCGGGCATCGGCTTCACGCTGGGCAATCTCGCGCTGATCATCACCGGCGCGCTTGTCGGCTCGTCGGGCGCGATCCTCTCCTACATCATGTGCAAGGGGATGAACCGCAGCTTCATCTCCGTCATTCTCGGCGGCTTCGGCGGCGAGGTGGCGGGGCCGGCCGGCGGCAAGGAGACGCGCAACGTCAAGCAGGGCTCGGCGGAAGACGCCGCCTACATCATGCAGAACGCCGGCAAGATCATCATCGTGCCGGGCTATGGCATGGCGGTCGCGCAGGCGCAGCACGCGCTGCGCGAAATGGCCGACATGCTCAAGGAGGAAGGCGTCGACATCAAATACGCCATCCATCCCGTGGCGGGGCGCATGCCGGGCCATATGAACGTGCTGCTCGCAGAGGCCAACGTGCCCTATGACGAAGTGTTCGAACTCGAAGACATCAATTCGGAATTCGGACAGGCGGACGTCGCCTTCGTCATCGGCGCCAACGACGTGACCAATCCGGCAGCAAAGACCGACAAGACCTCGGCGATCTACGGCATGCCGATTCTCGACGTCGAAAAGGCGAAGACGGTTCTGTTCCTGAAACGCGGCATGGGCTCAGGCTACGCCGGCGTCGAGAACGAGCTGTTCTTCCGGCCCAATACGATGATGCTGTTCGGCGACGCCAAGAAGACCGTCGAATCGATCGTCAAGTCGCTGGCGCATTAA